A window of Festucalex cinctus isolate MCC-2025b chromosome 6, RoL_Fcin_1.0, whole genome shotgun sequence contains these coding sequences:
- the nacc1b gene encoding nucleus accumbens-associated protein 1 isoform X2, with protein MSFSEPRGAGHSVMAQTLQMAIPNFGNNVLECLNEQRLQGLYCDVSVVVKGHAFKAHRAVLAASSSYFRDLFNAGGKSSVVELPAAVQPQSFQQILAFCYTGRLSMNVGDQFLLMYTAGFLQIQQIMEKGTEFFLKVSSPSCDSQGLHAEETEPQSPVTQTVGGAGGTPAARPAACLTPLPLTSKVKTEQTAAAPQSQQQEGFPYSVVCIPVAKRLWEGGNGGGSASGGGAGAQRKAARYSSSSSSSSSFTSSAAAQDPAGRGAAPTLLAGGTTNHHHHHHNNNNNSSSSNNNNSHNGGTPDGTSPGALSLYTSDSPISYHDDEEEDEMADESAEEQYRQICNIYTMYSMLNANATVPGEKVEALPDAASDSGRRGGRPRQELASLPSELISQIGNRCHPKLYEEGDPAEKLELVSGTAVFISRAQLMNCHVSAGTRHKVLLRRLLAAFFDRSTLANSCGTGIRSSTNDPSRKPLDNRVLHAVKFYCQNFAPSFRESEMNAIAADMCTNARRVVRKSWIPKLKLLMADSDAYSTFLADNVKMEADGLGGEQGFDAASLEAAGGGHDAGATPADALPDGGGGGGGGDGSTLF; from the exons ATGAGCTTTTCCGA acccCGTGGTGCTGGGCACAGCGTTATGGCTCAGACGCTACAGATGGCGATCCCCAACTTTGGCAACAACGTCCTGGAGTGTCTGAACGAGCAGCGTCTGCAGGGTCTCTACTGTGATGTCTCCGTGGTGGTCAAGGGACACGCCTTCAAG GCTCACCGCGCGGTGCTGGCGGCCAGCTCCTCGTACTTCCGCGACCTGTTCAACGCCGGCGGCAAAAGCTCGGTGGTGGAGCTGCCGGCCGCCGTGCAGCCGCAGAGCTTCCAGCAGATCCTGGCCTTCTGCTACACGGGCCGCCTCAGCATGAACGTGGGCGACCAGTTCCTGCTCATGTACACCGCCGGCTTCCTGCAGATCCAGCAGATCATGGAGAAGGGCACAGAGTTTTTCCTCAAG GTGTCGTCCCCGAGCTGCGACTCGCAGGGTCTCCACGCCGAGGAGACGGAGCCTCAGAGTCCCGTCACTCAGACGGTGGGCGGGGCCGGCGGGACCCCGGCCGCCAGACCCGCCGCTTGTTTGACGCCGCTACCGTTGACGTCCAAGGTGAAAACGGAGCAGACGGCCGCCGCGCCTCAATCGCAACAA CAGGAGGGCTTCCCCTACTCTGTGGTCTGCATCCCGGTGGCCAAGCGGCTGTGGGAGGGGGGCAACGGAGGCGGGAGCGCTTCCGGAGGCGGCGCCGGCGCCCAAAGAAAGGCCGCACGCTACTCTTCAtcgtcctcctcatcctcctccttcACCTCCAGCGCCGCTGCCCAGGATCCCGCCGGGCGGGGGGCCGCCCCGACATTACTGGCGGGAGGTACCAcgaaccaccaccaccaccaccacaacaacaacaacaacagcagcagcagtaacAACAATAACAGTCATAACGGCGGGACCCCCGACGGCACGAGTCCCGGCGCGCTGAGTCTGTACACCAGCGACTCGCCCATCAGCTACcacgacgacgaggaagaggacGAGATGGCGGACGAGAGCGCCGAAGAGCAGTACAGGCAAATCTGCAACATTTACACCATGTACAGCATGCTCAACGCCAACGCCACAG TGCCCGGCGAGAAGGTGGAGGCGCTGCCGGACGCCGCCTCGGACTCGGGCCGGCGAGGCGGGCGCCCCCGGCAGGAGCTGGCGTCGCTGCCGTCGGAGCTGATCAGCCAGATCGGCAACCGCTGCCACCCCAAGCTGTACGAGGAGGGCGACCCGGCCGAGAAGCTGGAGCTGGTGAGCGGCACGGCCGTGTTCATCTCGCGGGCGCAGCTGATGAACTGCCACGTCAGCGCCGGCACGCGGCACAAGGTTCTGCTCCGGCGGCTGCTGGCCGCCTTCTTTGACAG GAGCACCCTCGCTAACAGTTGCGGCACGGGCATCCGCTCGTCCACCAACGACCCGAGTCGCAAGCCGCTGGACAACCGAGTGCTGCACGCCGTCAAAT tttaCTGCCAGAACTTTGCGCCCAGCTTCCGCGAGAGCGAGATGAACGCCATCGCCGCCGACATGTGCACCAACGCCCGCCGCGTGGTCCGCAAGAGCTGGATCCCCAAACTCAAACTCCTGATGGCCGACAGCGACGCCTACTCCACCTTCCTGGCCGACAACGTCAAGATGGAGGCCGACGGGCTGGGCGGCGAGCAAGGTTTCGACGCCGCCTCCCTGGAGGCGGCCGGCGGGGGACACGACGCGGGGGCCACGCCCGCCGACGCCCTCCcggacggaggaggaggaggaggaggaggagacggcAGCACTTTGTTTTGA
- the nacc1b gene encoding nucleus accumbens-associated protein 1 isoform X1 — MAACGAAEGHTTTTTTTNTVTINELPGRRRRRRSSTANLFQRPTGPRGAGHSVMAQTLQMAIPNFGNNVLECLNEQRLQGLYCDVSVVVKGHAFKAHRAVLAASSSYFRDLFNAGGKSSVVELPAAVQPQSFQQILAFCYTGRLSMNVGDQFLLMYTAGFLQIQQIMEKGTEFFLKVSSPSCDSQGLHAEETEPQSPVTQTVGGAGGTPAARPAACLTPLPLTSKVKTEQTAAAPQSQQQEGFPYSVVCIPVAKRLWEGGNGGGSASGGGAGAQRKAARYSSSSSSSSSFTSSAAAQDPAGRGAAPTLLAGGTTNHHHHHHNNNNNSSSSNNNNSHNGGTPDGTSPGALSLYTSDSPISYHDDEEEDEMADESAEEQYRQICNIYTMYSMLNANATVPGEKVEALPDAASDSGRRGGRPRQELASLPSELISQIGNRCHPKLYEEGDPAEKLELVSGTAVFISRAQLMNCHVSAGTRHKVLLRRLLAAFFDRSTLANSCGTGIRSSTNDPSRKPLDNRVLHAVKFYCQNFAPSFRESEMNAIAADMCTNARRVVRKSWIPKLKLLMADSDAYSTFLADNVKMEADGLGGEQGFDAASLEAAGGGHDAGATPADALPDGGGGGGGGDGSTLF; from the exons acccCGTGGTGCTGGGCACAGCGTTATGGCTCAGACGCTACAGATGGCGATCCCCAACTTTGGCAACAACGTCCTGGAGTGTCTGAACGAGCAGCGTCTGCAGGGTCTCTACTGTGATGTCTCCGTGGTGGTCAAGGGACACGCCTTCAAG GCTCACCGCGCGGTGCTGGCGGCCAGCTCCTCGTACTTCCGCGACCTGTTCAACGCCGGCGGCAAAAGCTCGGTGGTGGAGCTGCCGGCCGCCGTGCAGCCGCAGAGCTTCCAGCAGATCCTGGCCTTCTGCTACACGGGCCGCCTCAGCATGAACGTGGGCGACCAGTTCCTGCTCATGTACACCGCCGGCTTCCTGCAGATCCAGCAGATCATGGAGAAGGGCACAGAGTTTTTCCTCAAG GTGTCGTCCCCGAGCTGCGACTCGCAGGGTCTCCACGCCGAGGAGACGGAGCCTCAGAGTCCCGTCACTCAGACGGTGGGCGGGGCCGGCGGGACCCCGGCCGCCAGACCCGCCGCTTGTTTGACGCCGCTACCGTTGACGTCCAAGGTGAAAACGGAGCAGACGGCCGCCGCGCCTCAATCGCAACAA CAGGAGGGCTTCCCCTACTCTGTGGTCTGCATCCCGGTGGCCAAGCGGCTGTGGGAGGGGGGCAACGGAGGCGGGAGCGCTTCCGGAGGCGGCGCCGGCGCCCAAAGAAAGGCCGCACGCTACTCTTCAtcgtcctcctcatcctcctccttcACCTCCAGCGCCGCTGCCCAGGATCCCGCCGGGCGGGGGGCCGCCCCGACATTACTGGCGGGAGGTACCAcgaaccaccaccaccaccaccacaacaacaacaacaacagcagcagcagtaacAACAATAACAGTCATAACGGCGGGACCCCCGACGGCACGAGTCCCGGCGCGCTGAGTCTGTACACCAGCGACTCGCCCATCAGCTACcacgacgacgaggaagaggacGAGATGGCGGACGAGAGCGCCGAAGAGCAGTACAGGCAAATCTGCAACATTTACACCATGTACAGCATGCTCAACGCCAACGCCACAG TGCCCGGCGAGAAGGTGGAGGCGCTGCCGGACGCCGCCTCGGACTCGGGCCGGCGAGGCGGGCGCCCCCGGCAGGAGCTGGCGTCGCTGCCGTCGGAGCTGATCAGCCAGATCGGCAACCGCTGCCACCCCAAGCTGTACGAGGAGGGCGACCCGGCCGAGAAGCTGGAGCTGGTGAGCGGCACGGCCGTGTTCATCTCGCGGGCGCAGCTGATGAACTGCCACGTCAGCGCCGGCACGCGGCACAAGGTTCTGCTCCGGCGGCTGCTGGCCGCCTTCTTTGACAG GAGCACCCTCGCTAACAGTTGCGGCACGGGCATCCGCTCGTCCACCAACGACCCGAGTCGCAAGCCGCTGGACAACCGAGTGCTGCACGCCGTCAAAT tttaCTGCCAGAACTTTGCGCCCAGCTTCCGCGAGAGCGAGATGAACGCCATCGCCGCCGACATGTGCACCAACGCCCGCCGCGTGGTCCGCAAGAGCTGGATCCCCAAACTCAAACTCCTGATGGCCGACAGCGACGCCTACTCCACCTTCCTGGCCGACAACGTCAAGATGGAGGCCGACGGGCTGGGCGGCGAGCAAGGTTTCGACGCCGCCTCCCTGGAGGCGGCCGGCGGGGGACACGACGCGGGGGCCACGCCCGCCGACGCCCTCCcggacggaggaggaggaggaggaggaggagacggcAGCACTTTGTTTTGA
- the nacc1b gene encoding nucleus accumbens-associated protein 1 isoform X3: MAQTLQMAIPNFGNNVLECLNEQRLQGLYCDVSVVVKGHAFKAHRAVLAASSSYFRDLFNAGGKSSVVELPAAVQPQSFQQILAFCYTGRLSMNVGDQFLLMYTAGFLQIQQIMEKGTEFFLKVSSPSCDSQGLHAEETEPQSPVTQTVGGAGGTPAARPAACLTPLPLTSKVKTEQTAAAPQSQQQEGFPYSVVCIPVAKRLWEGGNGGGSASGGGAGAQRKAARYSSSSSSSSSFTSSAAAQDPAGRGAAPTLLAGGTTNHHHHHHNNNNNSSSSNNNNSHNGGTPDGTSPGALSLYTSDSPISYHDDEEEDEMADESAEEQYRQICNIYTMYSMLNANATVPGEKVEALPDAASDSGRRGGRPRQELASLPSELISQIGNRCHPKLYEEGDPAEKLELVSGTAVFISRAQLMNCHVSAGTRHKVLLRRLLAAFFDRSTLANSCGTGIRSSTNDPSRKPLDNRVLHAVKFYCQNFAPSFRESEMNAIAADMCTNARRVVRKSWIPKLKLLMADSDAYSTFLADNVKMEADGLGGEQGFDAASLEAAGGGHDAGATPADALPDGGGGGGGGDGSTLF, from the exons ATGGCTCAGACGCTACAGATGGCGATCCCCAACTTTGGCAACAACGTCCTGGAGTGTCTGAACGAGCAGCGTCTGCAGGGTCTCTACTGTGATGTCTCCGTGGTGGTCAAGGGACACGCCTTCAAG GCTCACCGCGCGGTGCTGGCGGCCAGCTCCTCGTACTTCCGCGACCTGTTCAACGCCGGCGGCAAAAGCTCGGTGGTGGAGCTGCCGGCCGCCGTGCAGCCGCAGAGCTTCCAGCAGATCCTGGCCTTCTGCTACACGGGCCGCCTCAGCATGAACGTGGGCGACCAGTTCCTGCTCATGTACACCGCCGGCTTCCTGCAGATCCAGCAGATCATGGAGAAGGGCACAGAGTTTTTCCTCAAG GTGTCGTCCCCGAGCTGCGACTCGCAGGGTCTCCACGCCGAGGAGACGGAGCCTCAGAGTCCCGTCACTCAGACGGTGGGCGGGGCCGGCGGGACCCCGGCCGCCAGACCCGCCGCTTGTTTGACGCCGCTACCGTTGACGTCCAAGGTGAAAACGGAGCAGACGGCCGCCGCGCCTCAATCGCAACAA CAGGAGGGCTTCCCCTACTCTGTGGTCTGCATCCCGGTGGCCAAGCGGCTGTGGGAGGGGGGCAACGGAGGCGGGAGCGCTTCCGGAGGCGGCGCCGGCGCCCAAAGAAAGGCCGCACGCTACTCTTCAtcgtcctcctcatcctcctccttcACCTCCAGCGCCGCTGCCCAGGATCCCGCCGGGCGGGGGGCCGCCCCGACATTACTGGCGGGAGGTACCAcgaaccaccaccaccaccaccacaacaacaacaacaacagcagcagcagtaacAACAATAACAGTCATAACGGCGGGACCCCCGACGGCACGAGTCCCGGCGCGCTGAGTCTGTACACCAGCGACTCGCCCATCAGCTACcacgacgacgaggaagaggacGAGATGGCGGACGAGAGCGCCGAAGAGCAGTACAGGCAAATCTGCAACATTTACACCATGTACAGCATGCTCAACGCCAACGCCACAG TGCCCGGCGAGAAGGTGGAGGCGCTGCCGGACGCCGCCTCGGACTCGGGCCGGCGAGGCGGGCGCCCCCGGCAGGAGCTGGCGTCGCTGCCGTCGGAGCTGATCAGCCAGATCGGCAACCGCTGCCACCCCAAGCTGTACGAGGAGGGCGACCCGGCCGAGAAGCTGGAGCTGGTGAGCGGCACGGCCGTGTTCATCTCGCGGGCGCAGCTGATGAACTGCCACGTCAGCGCCGGCACGCGGCACAAGGTTCTGCTCCGGCGGCTGCTGGCCGCCTTCTTTGACAG GAGCACCCTCGCTAACAGTTGCGGCACGGGCATCCGCTCGTCCACCAACGACCCGAGTCGCAAGCCGCTGGACAACCGAGTGCTGCACGCCGTCAAAT tttaCTGCCAGAACTTTGCGCCCAGCTTCCGCGAGAGCGAGATGAACGCCATCGCCGCCGACATGTGCACCAACGCCCGCCGCGTGGTCCGCAAGAGCTGGATCCCCAAACTCAAACTCCTGATGGCCGACAGCGACGCCTACTCCACCTTCCTGGCCGACAACGTCAAGATGGAGGCCGACGGGCTGGGCGGCGAGCAAGGTTTCGACGCCGCCTCCCTGGAGGCGGCCGGCGGGGGACACGACGCGGGGGCCACGCCCGCCGACGCCCTCCcggacggaggaggaggaggaggaggaggagacggcAGCACTTTGTTTTGA